A window of the Miscanthus floridulus cultivar M001 chromosome 14, ASM1932011v1, whole genome shotgun sequence genome harbors these coding sequences:
- the LOC136504108 gene encoding uncharacterized protein, with amino-acid sequence MDSSGCPIWIDPGNAFRSSSSSPVPAVSVLLYFFIRGDEDRGVRDLHQIATKLPMAGDRRAGRRGAVHGSRRLHEMRPVTPTVNNKVLHGDAKVVAKSKIGESC; translated from the exons GATTGATCCTGGCAATGCGTTTAGATCGAGTAGTTCGTCTCCGGTCCCTGCAGTCTCCGTATTGCTTTATTTCTTCATTCGAGGAGATGAGGATC GTGGTGTCCGTGACCTTCATCAGATCGCCACGAAGCTTCCAATGGCAGGTGATAGAAGGGCAGGCCgccgtggggcggtgcacggcaGCCGTCGACTGCATGAGATGAGGCCGGTTACGCCCACCGTCAACAACAAGGTGCTACACGGCGACGCCAAGGTGGTGGCCAAGAGCAAGATCGGGGAAAGCTGCTAG